Proteins encoded by one window of Tubulanus polymorphus chromosome 7, tnTubPoly1.2, whole genome shotgun sequence:
- the LOC141908416 gene encoding U3 small nucleolar ribonucleoprotein IMP4-like: protein MLRRQARLRREYIYRKSIEDRDRTIAEKKQKLKNAIDENKQLPTDLASDAVALEKTLNWDDEGADGLTTHIDDEYRWAGVTDPKIVVTTSRDPSSRLKMFAKEMRLIFPNSQRINRGNYEMKQLMDACRANEVTDLILLHEHRGQPDGLIVCHLPYGPTAHFTMSNTIMRHDIPDSGTMSEAYPHLIFHNFKSRLGERVMNILKYLFPVPKDESKRVITFANEGDQISFRHHIYKKVDHKEIELTEVGPRFELKLYEIKQGTLENAETADVEWVYRPYMNTAKKQFFLSDG, encoded by the exons ATG TTGCGCCGACAAGCTCGACTTCGAAGGGAATATATTTATAGGAAGTCTATAGAAGACCGGGATCGCACGATAGCAGAGAAAaagcaaaaattaaaaaatgctATAGATG aaaataaacagCTACCGACAGATTTAGCTTCGGATGCCGTCGCGTTGGAGAAAACGTTGAATTGGGATGATGAAGGGGCTGATG GTTTGACGACGCACATCGATGATGAGTACCGATGGGCCGGGGTAACTGACCCGAAAATTGTAGTCACTACATCTCGAGATCCGAGTTCCCGCCTGAAAATGTTTGCAAAG gaaatgagACTCATATTCCCGAATTCTCAGCGGATAAATCGTGGTAACTACGAGATGAAACAACTGATGGATGCGTGCCGTGCGAACGAAGTCACTGATCTGATATTACTCCACGAGCACAGAGGGCAACCGG ATGGCCTCATTGTTTGTCATTTGCCGTACGGACCTACAGCGCATTTTACAATGTCGAACACGATCATGCGACACGATATACCCGATAGTGGCACGATGTCCGAAGCGTATCCGCATTTAATATTCCACAATTTCAAATCGCGACTCGGCGAGCGTGTGATGAACATCCTGAAGTATCTCTTCCCGGTGCCGAAAGATGAAAGCAAGAGAGTGATCACTTTCGCGAATGAAGGGgatcaaatttcatttag acatcatatttacaagaaAGTCGATCATAAAGAAATTGAGCTTACCGAAGTCGGACCAAGATTCGAATTGAAAT TGTATGAAATTAAACAAGGTACGTTGGAGAATGCGGAGACAGCTGATGTCGAATGGGTTTACAGGCCGTATATGAACACTGctaaaaaacagtttttcctCAGTGATGGATAA